Proteins from a single region of Punica granatum isolate Tunisia-2019 chromosome 8, ASM765513v2, whole genome shotgun sequence:
- the LOC116186981 gene encoding microsomal glutathione S-transferase 3, with the protein MAGVEMLPREYGYVALVLILYCFLNFWMSFQVGKARKKYKVFYPTLYATESENKDAKLFNCVQRGHQNSLEMMPTFFMLMILGGIRHPCICTGLGCLYIVSRFFYFKGYSTGDPENRLKIGKYGFLALLGLMGCTISFGISLLCG; encoded by the exons ATGGCCGGAGTAGAGATGCTGCCGAGGGAGTACGGCTACGTGGCGCTGGTGCTCATCCTCTACTGCTTCCTCAACTTCTGGATGTCCTTTCAAGTTGGCAAGGCTCGCAAGAA GTACAAGGTTTTCTATCCCACCCTCTATGCCACCGAATCTGAGAACAAGGATGCGAAGCTCTTCAACTGCGTTCAG AGAGGACACCAGAACTCGCTGGAGATGATGCCCACATTCTTCATGCTCATGATCCTCGGAGGCATCAGGCATCCCTGCATCTGCACTGGGCTCGGCTGCCTTTATATCGTGTCCCGCTTCTTCTACTTCAAGGGCTACTCGACTGGTGATCCGGAAAACCGCCTTAAGATTGG GAAGTATGGATTCTTGGCATTGCTCGGACTTATGGGCTGTACCATCTCCTTTGGAATCAGCCTTCTTTGTGGATGA
- the LOC116187658 gene encoding auxin response factor 19-like isoform X2: MKTPPTGAGAAPAATAAPNPCEGVGAEKKSVINPELWQACAGPLVNLPPAGTQVVYFPQGHSEQVAASMKKVVDAQIPNYPNLPSKLLCSLHSVTLHADPDTDEVFAKMILRPVSSFDKEALLRSDLALKTGKPQPEFFCKTLTASDTSTHGGFSVPRRAAEKIFPTLDFSMQPPAQELMARDLHDNVWTFRHIYRGQPKRHLLTTGWSLFVSGKRLFAGDSVLFIRDEKQQLLLGIRRANRQPTNLSSSVLSSDSMHIGILAAAAHAAANNSPFTVFYNPRASPSEFVIPLAKYYKAVYGNQISLGMRFRMMFETEDSGTRRYMGTITGISDLDSVRWKNSQWRNLQVGWDESTTGEKRTRVSVWEIEPVTAPFFICPTPFFRSKRPRQPGMPDDEFSDLDSLFKRTMPWLGDDMGIKDPQSLPGLSLMQMQWMNMQQNSSLANSMQPGYLNSLPGSVLQNLAGTDLSRQLGFSAPQIASPNNLQFNATRLPQQAPQQQQQQQQLDQLGKIPSTLSSLSSVVQPQQQMGEILQITQQTRQNLINQAPQLLQPQNLVQPSSTILQQPPSIQNQQFRNPPQNLQQQPQQSSMMSQSQQQNLTPLQLPDQLNPQLQQMADNQIQIQMLQKLQQQQQSILAQQSAMQQQTTQLNQLPDQRQLLEVSHSFSKTVGPGQMLEQLPQTATSNLLSQSNLMPQQQMTKNNSSSQMTVNVRFANPPQQPKLPQEQASLLPEVQMNTGLPPTSTMNHNLVPGGSMLGAGPGPSVITDDAPSCSTSPSAGNGPSSFVQPIMNNSRVHRSGSMGEDMAQSNPSFLSPNTLGSMIKDSQPKCEVKPSLNISKTQNNGFFNPQAYLNGGTTQTDYLDTSSSTTSVCLSQNDVHLQQNNNTPPSYQQQGMMFRDTNHDGEVQGDMRGSVSVPFNSNIDGHLGIPMSSDPLLGKGMGGLGKDFTNDLPSAGILPEYDNSKDPQQLSSSMVSQSFGVHDVAFNSIDPTINDSTFLSRGTWAPPPQYQRMRTYTKVYKRGAVGRSIDITRYSGYDELKQDLARRFGIEGQLEEGQRIGWKLVYVDHENDVLLVGDDPWEKCSR; this comes from the exons ATGAAGACCCCGCCCACCGGTGCCGGAGCTGCCCCGGCCGCAACTGCCGCTCCTAATCCCTGCGAAG GTGTTGGGGCGGAGAAGAAGAGCGTGATAAACCCGGAGCTATGGCAGGCCTGCGCCGGGCCTCTGGTCAACCTCCCGCCGGCCGGCACTCAAGTCGTCTACTTCCCTCAAGGTCACAGCGAGCAG GTTGCGGCATCTATGAAGAAGGTCGTGGATGCTCAAATCCCGAACTACCCGAACCTCCCCTCGAAGCTCCTCTGTAGTCTCCACAGCGTTACCCTGCAT GCAGACCCAGACACCGATGAAGTATTTGCTAAGATGATTCTTCGGCCTGTTTCTTCA TTTGACAAGGAGGCGCTTTTGAGATCGGATCTTGCCCTCAAGACTGGCAAGCCGCAGCCTGAATTTTTCTGTAAAACGCTGACAGCAAGTGATACAAGTACTCATGGAGGTTTCTCTGTGCCCCGTCGTGCAGCTGAGAAGATCTTTCCAACTCTT GACTTCTCTATGCAACCGCCTGCTCAAGAGCTCATGGCCAGAGACTTGCATGACAATGTGTGGACATTTCGCCACATTTATCGTG GGCAACCCAAACGACACTTACTTACCACTGGATGGAGCCTATTTGTAAGTGGGAAAAGACTATTTGCAGGCGATTCTGTCCTATTCATTAG GGATGAGAAGCAGCAGCTTCTCTTGGGCATTAGAAGGGCTAACAGGCAACCCACCAATTTATCCTCATCGGTTTTGTCTAGTGATAGCATGCATATTGGTATCTTAGCAGCTGCAGCCCATGCTGCTGCCAACAACAGCCCATTCACTGTGTTCTATAACCCAAG GGCAAGCCCATCGGAGTTCGTTATTCCTTTAGCCAAGTACTACAAGGCAGTTTATGGTAATCAAATATCGCTGGGGATGCGATTTAGGATGATGTTTGAAACTGAAGATTCGGGCACACGGAG GTATATGGGCACCATCACAGGAATCAGTGATCTTGATTCAGTGAGATGGAAGAATTCCCAGTGGCGTAATCTTCAG GTTGGGTGGGATGAGTCGACTACAGGGGAAAAACGAACTCGGGTCTCTGTCTGGGAAATTGAGCCTGTGACTGCTCCATTTTTCATCTGTCCCACTCCATTCTTTAGATCAAAACGACCGAGACAACCTGGGATGCCTG ATGATGAATTCTCAGATTTAGACAGCCTGTTCAAGAGGACAATGCCTTGGCTTGGGGATGATATGGGCATAAAGGACCCACAATCTCTCCCTGGCCTAAGTCTGATGCAGATGCAGTGGATGAACATGCAACAGAATTCCTCCCTCGCGAACTCGATGCAACCAGGTTACCTGAACTCCTTACCAGGGTCTGTTCTTCAAAACCTTGCTGGAACAGATCTTTCCCGACAATTGGGGTTTTCGGCTCCACAGATTGCTTCACCTAACAACTTACAGTTCAATGCCACAAGACTGCCCCAACAAGCAccacagcagcagcagcagcagcagcagcttgATCAGCTTGGAAAGATCCCATCGACATTGAGCTCGCTAAGTTCTGTCGTGCAACCTCAGcaacaaatgggagaaatatTGCAGATTACACAACAAACAAGGCAAAATTTGATCAATCAGGCTCCCCAGCTTCTTCAGCCTCAGAATTTGGTCCAACCTAGTTCTACTATTCTTCAGCAGCCGCCTTCAATTCAAAATCAACAGTTTAGGAATCCTCCTCAAAACTTGCAACAGCAGCCACAACAGTCGAGTATGATGAGTCAGAGTCAACAACAGAATTTGACTCCTCTGCAGTTGCCGGATCAACTGAACCCGCAGTTGCAACAAATGGCGGACAACCAGATTCAGATTCAGATGCTGCAGAAGcttcagcagcagcagcagtcAATTTTGGCCCAACAATCAGCAATGCAGCAACAGACGACACAGCTAAACCAATTACCAGATCAAAGACAGCTTTTAGAGGTCTCCCATAGCTTCAGTAAAACAGTGGGCCCGGGACAGATGCTAGAACAACTGCCTCAAACAGCAACCTCAAACTTGCTGTCTCAATCTAACTTGATGCCCCAGCAGCAGATGACCAAGAATAACTCTAGCAGTCAAATGACTGTTAATGTGCGGTTCGCTAACCCGCCTCAGCAGCCTAAACTTCCGCAAGAGCAAGCTTCCCTGCTGCCCGAAGTTCAAATGAACACTGGACTTCCGCCCACTTCGACCATGAATCATAATTTGGTGCCTGGGGGCAGTATGTTGGGAGCAGGTCCGGGACCCTCTGTAATAACTGATGATGCCCCGTCATGTTCCACCTCGCCCTCTGCAGGGAATGGTCCCTCCTCTTTTGTCCAACCGATCATGAACAATAGTAGGGTCCACCGAAGTGGGTCGATGGGTGAGGACATGGCCCAGTCGAATCCCTCATTCCTCAGTCCAAATACCCTAGGGTCAATGATCAAGGATTCACAGCCCAAATGTGAGGTCAAGCCCTCGCTGAACATCTCCAAGACCCAGAATAACGGGTTCTTCAATCCTCAggcttacctaaatggaggaaCGACCCAAACTGATTACTTGGATACATCATCTTCGACAACCTCGGTCTGTCTCTCTCAGAATGACGTGCACTTACAGCAGAATAACAATACTCCGCCCTCTTACCAGCAGCAGGGGATGATGTTCCGAGACACGAATCATGATGGAGAAGTTCAAGGCGATATGAGGGGTAGCGTCAGTGTCCCATTCAATTCTAACATTGATGGGCACCTTGGGATTCCTATGAGTTCGGACCCATTGTTAGGGAAAGGAATGGGGGGGTTAGGAAAGGATTTCACGAATGACCTCCCTTCTGCTGGCATTCTTCCCGAGTATGACAACTCAAAAGATCCCCAGCAGCTATCTTCCTCAATGGTTTCCCAGTCATTTGGGGTTCATGATGTGGCATTCAATTCAATAGACCCCACCATAAACGATAGCACATTCTTGAGCAGGGGCACCTGGGCACCGCCACCACAATATCAGCGAATGAGGACGTACACTAAG GTTTATAAGCGAGGAGCCGTGGGGAGATCGATTGATATCACACGGTATTCGGGCTACGATGAGCTCAAACAGGACCTAGCTCGACGGTTTGGTATAGAGGGACAACTGGAGGAAGGACAGAGGATCGGGTGGAAACTCGTGTACGTTGATCACGAGAATGACGTGTTGCTAGTTGGAGATGACCCTTGGGA GAAGTGCAGCAGATGA
- the LOC116187658 gene encoding auxin response factor 19-like isoform X1, with amino-acid sequence MKTPPTGAGAAPAATAAPNPCEGVGAEKKSVINPELWQACAGPLVNLPPAGTQVVYFPQGHSEQVAASMKKVVDAQIPNYPNLPSKLLCSLHSVTLHADPDTDEVFAKMILRPVSSFDKEALLRSDLALKTGKPQPEFFCKTLTASDTSTHGGFSVPRRAAEKIFPTLDFSMQPPAQELMARDLHDNVWTFRHIYRGQPKRHLLTTGWSLFVSGKRLFAGDSVLFIRDEKQQLLLGIRRANRQPTNLSSSVLSSDSMHIGILAAAAHAAANNSPFTVFYNPRASPSEFVIPLAKYYKAVYGNQISLGMRFRMMFETEDSGTRRYMGTITGISDLDSVRWKNSQWRNLQVGWDESTTGEKRTRVSVWEIEPVTAPFFICPTPFFRSKRPRQPGMPDDEFSDLDSLFKRTMPWLGDDMGIKDPQSLPGLSLMQMQWMNMQQNSSLANSMQPGYLNSLPGSVLQNLAGTDLSRQLGFSAPQIASPNNLQFNATRLPQQAPQQQQQQQQLDQLGKIPSTLSSLSSVVQPQQQMGEILQITQQTRQNLINQAPQLLQPQNLVQPSSTILQQPPSIQNQQFRNPPQNLQQQPQQSSMMSQSQQQNLTPLQLPDQLNPQLQQMADNQIQIQMLQKLQQQQQSILAQQSAMQQQTTQLNQLPDQRQLLEVSHSFSKTVGPGQMLEQLPQTATSNLLSQSNLMPQQQMTKNNSSSQMTVNVRFANPPQQPKLPQEQASLLPEVQMNTGLPPTSTMNHNLVPGGSMLGAGPGPSVITDDAPSCSTSPSAGNGPSSFVQPIMNNSRVHRSGSMGEDMAQSNPSFLSPNTLGSMIKDSQPKCEVKPSLNISKTQNNGFFNPQAYLNGGTTQTDYLDTSSSTTSVCLSQNDVHLQQNNNTPPSYQQQGMMFRDTNHDGEVQGDMRGSVSVPFNSNIDGHLGIPMSSDPLLGKGMGGLGKDFTNDLPSAGILPEYDNSKDPQQLSSSMVSQSFGVHDVAFNSIDPTINDSTFLSRGTWAPPPQYQRMRTYTKVYKRGAVGRSIDITRYSGYDELKQDLARRFGIEGQLEEGQRIGWKLVYVDHENDVLLVGDDPWEEFVNCVRCIKILSPQEVQQMSLDGDFRNGLLPNQACSSSDGGNA; translated from the exons ATGAAGACCCCGCCCACCGGTGCCGGAGCTGCCCCGGCCGCAACTGCCGCTCCTAATCCCTGCGAAG GTGTTGGGGCGGAGAAGAAGAGCGTGATAAACCCGGAGCTATGGCAGGCCTGCGCCGGGCCTCTGGTCAACCTCCCGCCGGCCGGCACTCAAGTCGTCTACTTCCCTCAAGGTCACAGCGAGCAG GTTGCGGCATCTATGAAGAAGGTCGTGGATGCTCAAATCCCGAACTACCCGAACCTCCCCTCGAAGCTCCTCTGTAGTCTCCACAGCGTTACCCTGCAT GCAGACCCAGACACCGATGAAGTATTTGCTAAGATGATTCTTCGGCCTGTTTCTTCA TTTGACAAGGAGGCGCTTTTGAGATCGGATCTTGCCCTCAAGACTGGCAAGCCGCAGCCTGAATTTTTCTGTAAAACGCTGACAGCAAGTGATACAAGTACTCATGGAGGTTTCTCTGTGCCCCGTCGTGCAGCTGAGAAGATCTTTCCAACTCTT GACTTCTCTATGCAACCGCCTGCTCAAGAGCTCATGGCCAGAGACTTGCATGACAATGTGTGGACATTTCGCCACATTTATCGTG GGCAACCCAAACGACACTTACTTACCACTGGATGGAGCCTATTTGTAAGTGGGAAAAGACTATTTGCAGGCGATTCTGTCCTATTCATTAG GGATGAGAAGCAGCAGCTTCTCTTGGGCATTAGAAGGGCTAACAGGCAACCCACCAATTTATCCTCATCGGTTTTGTCTAGTGATAGCATGCATATTGGTATCTTAGCAGCTGCAGCCCATGCTGCTGCCAACAACAGCCCATTCACTGTGTTCTATAACCCAAG GGCAAGCCCATCGGAGTTCGTTATTCCTTTAGCCAAGTACTACAAGGCAGTTTATGGTAATCAAATATCGCTGGGGATGCGATTTAGGATGATGTTTGAAACTGAAGATTCGGGCACACGGAG GTATATGGGCACCATCACAGGAATCAGTGATCTTGATTCAGTGAGATGGAAGAATTCCCAGTGGCGTAATCTTCAG GTTGGGTGGGATGAGTCGACTACAGGGGAAAAACGAACTCGGGTCTCTGTCTGGGAAATTGAGCCTGTGACTGCTCCATTTTTCATCTGTCCCACTCCATTCTTTAGATCAAAACGACCGAGACAACCTGGGATGCCTG ATGATGAATTCTCAGATTTAGACAGCCTGTTCAAGAGGACAATGCCTTGGCTTGGGGATGATATGGGCATAAAGGACCCACAATCTCTCCCTGGCCTAAGTCTGATGCAGATGCAGTGGATGAACATGCAACAGAATTCCTCCCTCGCGAACTCGATGCAACCAGGTTACCTGAACTCCTTACCAGGGTCTGTTCTTCAAAACCTTGCTGGAACAGATCTTTCCCGACAATTGGGGTTTTCGGCTCCACAGATTGCTTCACCTAACAACTTACAGTTCAATGCCACAAGACTGCCCCAACAAGCAccacagcagcagcagcagcagcagcagcttgATCAGCTTGGAAAGATCCCATCGACATTGAGCTCGCTAAGTTCTGTCGTGCAACCTCAGcaacaaatgggagaaatatTGCAGATTACACAACAAACAAGGCAAAATTTGATCAATCAGGCTCCCCAGCTTCTTCAGCCTCAGAATTTGGTCCAACCTAGTTCTACTATTCTTCAGCAGCCGCCTTCAATTCAAAATCAACAGTTTAGGAATCCTCCTCAAAACTTGCAACAGCAGCCACAACAGTCGAGTATGATGAGTCAGAGTCAACAACAGAATTTGACTCCTCTGCAGTTGCCGGATCAACTGAACCCGCAGTTGCAACAAATGGCGGACAACCAGATTCAGATTCAGATGCTGCAGAAGcttcagcagcagcagcagtcAATTTTGGCCCAACAATCAGCAATGCAGCAACAGACGACACAGCTAAACCAATTACCAGATCAAAGACAGCTTTTAGAGGTCTCCCATAGCTTCAGTAAAACAGTGGGCCCGGGACAGATGCTAGAACAACTGCCTCAAACAGCAACCTCAAACTTGCTGTCTCAATCTAACTTGATGCCCCAGCAGCAGATGACCAAGAATAACTCTAGCAGTCAAATGACTGTTAATGTGCGGTTCGCTAACCCGCCTCAGCAGCCTAAACTTCCGCAAGAGCAAGCTTCCCTGCTGCCCGAAGTTCAAATGAACACTGGACTTCCGCCCACTTCGACCATGAATCATAATTTGGTGCCTGGGGGCAGTATGTTGGGAGCAGGTCCGGGACCCTCTGTAATAACTGATGATGCCCCGTCATGTTCCACCTCGCCCTCTGCAGGGAATGGTCCCTCCTCTTTTGTCCAACCGATCATGAACAATAGTAGGGTCCACCGAAGTGGGTCGATGGGTGAGGACATGGCCCAGTCGAATCCCTCATTCCTCAGTCCAAATACCCTAGGGTCAATGATCAAGGATTCACAGCCCAAATGTGAGGTCAAGCCCTCGCTGAACATCTCCAAGACCCAGAATAACGGGTTCTTCAATCCTCAggcttacctaaatggaggaaCGACCCAAACTGATTACTTGGATACATCATCTTCGACAACCTCGGTCTGTCTCTCTCAGAATGACGTGCACTTACAGCAGAATAACAATACTCCGCCCTCTTACCAGCAGCAGGGGATGATGTTCCGAGACACGAATCATGATGGAGAAGTTCAAGGCGATATGAGGGGTAGCGTCAGTGTCCCATTCAATTCTAACATTGATGGGCACCTTGGGATTCCTATGAGTTCGGACCCATTGTTAGGGAAAGGAATGGGGGGGTTAGGAAAGGATTTCACGAATGACCTCCCTTCTGCTGGCATTCTTCCCGAGTATGACAACTCAAAAGATCCCCAGCAGCTATCTTCCTCAATGGTTTCCCAGTCATTTGGGGTTCATGATGTGGCATTCAATTCAATAGACCCCACCATAAACGATAGCACATTCTTGAGCAGGGGCACCTGGGCACCGCCACCACAATATCAGCGAATGAGGACGTACACTAAG GTTTATAAGCGAGGAGCCGTGGGGAGATCGATTGATATCACACGGTATTCGGGCTACGATGAGCTCAAACAGGACCTAGCTCGACGGTTTGGTATAGAGGGACAACTGGAGGAAGGACAGAGGATCGGGTGGAAACTCGTGTACGTTGATCACGAGAATGACGTGTTGCTAGTTGGAGATGACCCTTGGGA GGAGTTTGTGAACTGCGTCCGCTGCATCAAAATCCTTTCCCCTCAGGAAGTGCAGCAGATGAGCTTGGACGGAGATTTCCGGAACGGTCTCCTCCCTAATCAAGCATGCAGTAGCTCCGATGGTGGGAACGCCTAG